caccaCTCTCAGTCTCAGGACATCTCAGAAAGCACTGTACAGCCAATTAGGTATTTTGAAGTATAACCATTGTTTTAACGTAGGAAATTGAAATGTTGCCTCTAATtttaatctggaattgaaagaaaTACAACAACTaatacacatttttaaaaactttgcagCTTTTCCAAACAgtgtcaaaaaaaaatcagttgcaGTTCTTTTTGATATTTATTGATGTAAGAACTTTCACAATACAAATAACAGCACATCATGGAATATCGGGATAtgttgactttttaaaaagtatatacAATTCACCATCTACACTACAATACACTGTCTAAAATTGAAGAGGCAGAATCAGACAATActgtaggaggccattcagtcttttACTCCTGTGTTTGCTCTTTGATAGAGCTGTTCAATTAGTCCCACTTCCCCCTATTCTTTCCAGTTCATCCATTCTTTAAAATGACTCCATacgtttttccacgtatggagtcagctattacgagggggcatagctttaaattaaggggtggtaggtataggacagatgttaggggtagattctttactcagcgagttgtgagttcatggaatgctctgccagtagcagtggtggactgtccctctatatgggcatttaaacgggcattggataggcatatggaggatagtgggctagtgtaggttaggtgggcttggatcggcgcaacatcaagggccgaagggcctgtactgcgctgtatttttctatgttctatgatcaagTCTGACTTCTTTTGAATATAGTCATTGCATCTGCTTCCACCGCTCTTTCAGTCAGTTCATTCTAGACCATAACAAGTTGCTCTTGAGGTCTCTGATTCATTTGTCAATCCTCTTAAATCCATATCATCCAGGCTTGTGTACACAGATAATGTACATAACATAAATCAGAGCAGAGAAATTGAGGACAGATTCTGCTTTATCTCCTTGCTAGTGCTGCGTGAGGAGCAATGCGAGGTGACACTGGCAGGCTCTTAACTGAGGCACTGCTGCAATACTGAGGTTGATTGCATGGAAAATAAAAGGAAGTTATCTTTATGCTTGGAGGGAACTGAATCATTGCTACATCTTTAAAAGCCTATCAGGAACTCTTTGCATTTTCTACTGCCGCCAAAAGCACTTTTCAATCTCATCCATGTGAGAAACGCTGTTTCTTTACTCTCCCCAAGGCCTTTCACATGATGCTCCTAATGCAAGAAACCCACTTCCACCAGCACAGCAATCAATAAATTCCTTCTTAAGTATGACAGCAATGTCGGTTGCAAGTACACAGTAGTGTGTGGGTTAACAGactgcgagtgtctgtgtgtaatAGAGACCTTTTAATGAACTCAGAttcagaatcgatgtttctgatGAACTGACCCTTtttgaatggaaaaaaaacacgCAGTTTTCAATCAAAAAGCCAGAAAGAGAATCATTGTATAATAGGTTAAAGGAGAATGAAGAGGGAGCATTAGGGAGCTAATTTTTCAATGGCCATATATTAAAGATAACAACCTTCAAAGTTTAATAATTATGCAGGTGCCTAACTACAGAGCCATATGCAACAGGCCCTCTCATTCACACAAAGCACATGACCACCACAGACATCCACAGTTATCCATCTCCAAAAACATTTAAGGACATAATGTTTAATAATATTTCAAGTGATACTCTGAAGGTCATGATCTTTTGAATCTGAGTGGGGACCTTCTGAGGTCTCTGGCTCCTTGTGCGTTCATGATTTTCATTGATCTGACATCGAGCCCTCAGCTCCCCAAGACTCCAAGCTCTGGAACTGAGTCAGTGAATGGCTTGGCATTGCACTCCGCCGTTcagaggttttggatgtaggtttgctcactgagctgggaggttcatttcaagacattttgttaccttactagataacatcttcagtggacctcctgtgaagcaatgctgaaaattcctgatttctatttataggtttgggtttctttgggttggtggtatcatttcctgtggtgatgctatttcctgtggtgaagtcacttcttaTTCCTTTTCTcagtagatggggtctaattcaatgtatttgttgatagagttccggttggaatgccatgcttctaggaactcTCGTATGAGTCTTTGTgtggcttgtcctgggatggatgtgttgtcccagtcaaaatggtgtccttcctcatccatatgtgagttTCAGAGGCTCTCAATAGCACCTCTTTGGCAAAGCATTGAGTCACCTCTTCTCATTTGTGCCTTGATGTCAAATTTAATCCCATTCTGAATCAAGCTGGAAAATAGTTTCCCAGTCATCATCACCCTACAAGATTCGTCACTGTTATTCTCAGAACAATATCTCCAAATATTTACATTCATACGGACCTCACTTTACGGTAATGAGCACAGCAATCTCTGGGTATTTTTTTCCATTCCATCCCTTGATGTTGAAGACAGGATCTTTTTTCCATACAAGCTCCATTGAACATTGGAATATATAAAACAAGATTCCTTGAATTCCTTGAACCCTTCCTGCTATTCAATGTCACCATGATTAACCTGCTGTTGCAGCTCTAATTTCCACCTTGTCTCAAAACCTCTCCAAAAATCAATCTCCATCTCAAAGACACTGAACGTCCACAGCTCTCTggagcagaaattcaacaaaattCTCAATCTTCCCCGggaagaagtttcccctcagcTGGTTCTCCATGGCTACCTcttctcagaatcacagaattgtgatGGTGCAGAatgagaccatttagcccatcttgCCTACACTGACACTCGGAACATTTAGACTTAGCACCAATCTCTTGTCTTTTCCCTGTCACTCAACACATTGTTTCTATCTAAATAATCATgcaatgccttcttgaatgcctcagttgaacttgCCTCTGCTACACTTCCAGGCAGTCTATTCCAGACCCTAAGTACCCACTGTGCGAAAAAGACTTTTTCCTCACCTtaaatttgcttcttttgcaaaacacatTAAAACCATGCCCTCTGGTTCTCGACCTGTTTACAAGCAGGAAAAATCTTTCCCTATCTACATagtccagacccctcatgatcttGAAAACTTCCAATCAAATTTCCTCTGAGCCTCCTCCTCGCCCATGAAAAGAGTCCcaactttttaattttttttcttcatcaCCGAAGTGTCTGATCCCCGGAGCCATTCTCAtaagcctctttctgcactctttccaatgtattcacatgcttcctacagtgtagaattCAGAACTATCCTCAAACGGAAGCATTAGAACCAGTTCAATGGAAAGCGCAGAAGGGTttgccaggagcagcactgggcataAGTAAAGATGACATGGCAACCTTGTGAAGTTACAACACATGCAAAACAGACAGATCAAATCTAAGCTTCAtagtcctgccatatccagtcatgaatagCTGTGACAATTAAACAACAAACAGGTGgtgagtctccacaaatattcccatctttAATGATAGGGAAGCCCAACATTTCAgtgcaaaagatgaggctgaaaaCCATCTTCAGCCAGGTGCCAAGCGGATGACCCAGCTCAGCAACTTCCAGAAGTCCCCAACCCTACAGAGGGCAACCTTCAGCCTAATTGTTTTATGCTCTGGCTGAAGCTATTGGATACGGAAAAGGCCCTGACCatattccaacaatagtactgaagagttATGCTTCAGAAGTAGCCACATGCCTGTAGCTCCGTTTGAGTCTGACAGCTCCTGATTTCATCAAAGCCTTAATTCAAACGttggcaaaagagctgaatttcacaGGTGATGTGAGAGTTATTACCCTTGacatcaggcagcatttgactgaatgtTGCATCAAGgggccctaacaaaactggagtcaacagAAATCGGGGGGGGGAAACTCCCCATTAGTTGGATTCATACCTACCACAAAGGAAGCTAGTTGTTGTTTTccatcaatcatctcagtctgAGGACATCACTACAGCAGCTCCTCAGGGTCATTTCCTCGACTCAACCATCCTcagctgctcttgtagccaatgtaTTTATGTTTATCATACTGATTCCTGAGACTCCagactcattcctgggatgacCAAACTGGATTGGTCCTCCTCCATCATGATGCCACACCTGGGATATATGCTGacgattacacaatgttcagcaccattcgtaacTCATCAGATACTACAACAGTCCCTGTCTAAATACAGCAAGACCTGAGCATTATCCAGGTTTAGGCtcacaagtgacaagtaacatctaTGCTACATGTGACAGGCAATCACCATtgccaacaaaagagaatctaatcattactCTGTGACTTCCGATgtcattaccatcattgaatgctccacaatcaatatcctgggagttactattgaccagaacctgaactggacaagccacatagaatcatagaaaataAAAGTAGGTTTCAGCCACTTGGCCCTTGGATCCTGCTCAACTATGTTTATAGGTTTCTGCAAGATTCCCCtcagtcttctgaactccagttaATATAGTCTTCAGCAATCCAGTTTGgtcatcccaggaatgagtctGAAGTCTCAGGAATCAGTATGATAAGCATAACtacattggctacaagagcagattagagactaggaatcctgcagtgagtaactcatctcctgactccccaaaacctctccaccatctacaaggcacaagtcaggagtgcaatggaaaACTCCCCACTTGCATGGATGAGTGGTGCTACAACGACATTCGAGAAACTTAACTCCATCCAGCActaagcagtccacttgattggcaccacactcaCCATCATTCATTACAACACTGACATTCAGTAGGATCAGTGTGCACTGTCTACATGATGCCCTGCAGaacttcaccaaagatccttagagagcaccttccaaacttgcttctagaaggacaagatcAGAAAATACATGAGATCACCATCACCTGGAGGTTGCCCTCCcaaccactcactatcctgacatgGAATTCAATGTCAATGGATCAAAATTCTCAAACTCACTCCCTAACACATCATAACTGTACTGACACTCCTagaactgcaatggttcaaggaggcagctcactaccactttcacAGAGCAATTAGGAACGGGTAAACTGGGCAAGCCAACAGCCCACAACCTGTAAAAGAAGGTAAACAAATGTGGCCAATTCTGTCACTACCTCAGCATCCTGAGAACAATCTTTTCCAATTTTGTATCTGAATATTATGTTGCTGCAAGTCTCGAAAAGCACAGAATAATGTTGTTGTTCTGTtctccgagctgggagtttttgttgcaaacgtttcgtccctgtctaggtgacatcctcagtgcttgggagcctcctgtgaagcacttctgtgctgattcctccggcatttatagtggtttgaatctgccgctagggaattcctagaggcatggcacgcatccacaaattctatcaacagacacatcgacctagaccctatataccagtcactgcagcggacagcaactgacaaccggaagcggcagattcaaaccactataaatgccggaggaatcagcacagaagcgcttcacaggaggctcccaagcactgaagatgtcaccgagacaggggacgaaacgtttgcaacaaaaactcccagctcggcgaacagaaccacaacaacaagcacccgagctacaaatcttctcacaaactttgaacaaaatAATGTGTGTCCTGTTGACAGTACAGGACACCAGCCTGAGGCAGGGACACCAGCAAATATTAATTCTGCAGGACAAAAAAATTGGAAACTTCAAATGTGCAAGAAATGAGGGAAATTCAGCAGAATATATTGGACTGCTCTTTCAGATACTTTAATCTCCCTTCGCCATTCTCCCAGTATCCAGGATACAATCAGATAGATTAAAAAATCAATACCTGATTAAATTGCAGATTCCCACAGATTTCTGAACTCATCCTAAATAAAGTGAGATGGCAGTCAGATTCATCCTCCTACCTGCCTTGGTTCCATGTGGTTTGAGGAGCTCCCAGAATATCAGTGGATTTCATTCCAAGGTGAACATTCACTCAAGAACCTGCTTTACAGAACAACGGTAGCAAATTCTCTTTTTTCCAACATTCTATGGATCTGTATGAACTCTGGACGTTAAATTCACGTATCTCCAGAGCAGGTTTCGGGACAACCATTCCTACATTTGATAGCTTATAACTGAGACAAGATACTTCATTCACATCCCAAAATCTCAGCCCAATTTCTGCAAAACACAttgaaaaaggatgagattcttcTTTCCAAACCATGGACTGTGCTGGATGTTGAAGATTGAATGCTTCCCACTgaatccctcccccactcacgctccaaacccttccactGCCTCtaacaccttccccacccccacagtcACCCCAACTCCATCCCTACCTCTCCTCCCGTTCATCACACTGTGATCTCTCGGCTCCACACTCACCTCCTCCCCTCAGTACATACTCATCTTTGCCTGTTGACACGTGGTGACTAGAGAAGTGTTCACTCTCTGCATCCTGGGCTTGCTGAAACTTGGCCTTAAATCTGTTCCCAATATAAATTGaccacatttctccacatttttTCAAATAAACAATTCACACATAATTAGGGCAGACAGCCCTAAAATTAAAACCAAACCACAATGGAAATATATGAAATTAAATAGAACTATTGTTTTGTCGTGTAATAATGCACACCAGCCTATGGTGTCCACCAATCACAGTCGGTCAAAAGTGGAGAGTGAACACTGTGTACTCCAATTCCAAAGGCACCCAGTCATGGATATAACAGCAGGTGAGAGGCAGTGAGTCTGATTCAGTGGCCCCCTGCAGTTCCTGCTCTCTGCACCTCTTTATAGCCCCCTTGTCCAGGCCAGGGAGGACTCAGGAGGAAGTCCTCTGACTTGCCTGCCCCTTTTCATACCATGTGTAGAAAGATTGAGAGCAGGAGACTGGATGTAACTAAAACTTGCAGAACAGTCCCTTTTAGAAAATCTCAGACCAACTGATGTCTTTAACAATATAAACGTGGCACACAAAGTCCTCGATGCCAGAGAAATTACAGATAGTCTGACAGTGTGTGAACTGACGTGACCTGTGACTGCATGGACTGCTGTGTGCAATaccatgaacccaaggtctctaATAAATAGGAGACCACTAGCTCAATGCACCAAGTTTAAAATGATATAACAAATATGTTAGAATGTCCAAGGCAGGTTGACGTTcagtggggaggaggggggtggtaTCCCATACTGGTATCCAGTCCCACAGTCACTTTCACACTTAAGGTAAGTGAAGTTTCCACAATTCTCAATGCTCCAAGTTGGAATTCTGCCTGACTCTTTACCCATAGCCTGACTCCCTCTCCCATTGCCTGACTCCTTCTCCCGGTGCCCAACTCTGTCTCCCGGTGCCTAACTCCCTCACCCATAGCCTGATTCCCTCTCCCATTGCCTGACTCCCTCTCTCGCTGCCCAACTTCCTCTCCCAGTGCTGATCCAATACCTTCCGGTATGTAGCAGCTGTTTCTCATTTTGGGGCTAGTTCCATTGGAGAACCAAGTCTTTAGAAAGCTCTTGCTGAACTGAAGATGTCCCCTGTCAAGGATCTCTGTCTGTGAGAGCTTGCAACATTTTAGCTGCTGAAGGATTGGTCTTTGGAACCAGTGAACAACTGCAAACACCTCCTCATCAAGacaatatttttattaaaatgttaaaaaagcagtctgtcattgtccaatcaCTCAACAGAATAATCTCTTATGTACAGAATATATATCTGGTCAGAATTTATcaataaatataaaaaaaatgcagattcaatcaataaatttataatttttaaaaattagtggaAAATTCAGAGATAGAAGCACAATCTGCTAGCGTTTATAGAAAATGCAAAAGAAGTCTGGTTAGATTTCTATGAGCCAGAGAATCAAACATTGGTGCCCAGGTCAGTCCCAAAATGTCACAATCCTTTCATCCTAGAGGATAGTCCCTTTGAGAAACAGATCCACATTATTGACCGAGGTCGGTGCAGCTTGAAGGTAGTGCCATGTCAGCTATGGTCCCGGGAACAATCTTCATTTATCAGTCATCAGACGTGGATGACACTGGTTggcccagtgtttattgcccatccctaattgcccagaggacagtttacagtcagccacattgcagtgggcctggagtcacacacaGGCCACGCTGgataaggactgcagatttccttctctgaaggacattagtgaaccagatgggtttttaaaataagttttgaCTGTGGTTTCAAGGTCACCGTTAGACTACATTtcaattccagacatttattgaaCTCAAGTTTCACCACCTGCCAAAGTGAGAATTGAACCTtcatccccagaacattccccCAGAACATGCAGGGGAGGCTTTGAGGTTAATGACATTACCACGACCTCCCCAGATAATGTTTTTGAACAAAAAAACTAGAGAGATAGCATCATCAGAGGAGGCAGCCCTGGTGGGGAGGGAACAGAGAGTTGGCttggaggtttagaggagatacATTTCTCCAGGTAGTGACAGCACAGGAAGAGTCCACTGGGGCTGCAATCAGATGAAGTCACTGAAGGGGGCACTGGACTCCAGCAGGCAGCACATAAGCCCTCTCTGGGGGGATTGTGGGGAATCGCAGTCGGGGGATGAGGGTGAGTAGAGGCTCTGGGGGCTGCCCAGTTCTGACGCAGCTATCCCACTGGCACATTGCCCACGCCCATGTTCTGCCAGCCGTAGCGTTTCTGTCAGTGCCCAGATGTAATTGTGGGCAAAGCGAAGCGTCTCGATCTTGGTCAACTTGGCATCGTCTGGGAAACTGGGCAGCACCGCCCGCAAAGCATCCAGGGCATCATTCAGGTGGTGCATACGGTTCCTCTCACGATCATTTGCCTTTATCCGTCTGCTTCTCCTCTGCTTGCTGGCTGCTGCTTCACTTTTAACCCTGGCCCGGCTCTTGGGTTTTTTTCTTCGGACTGTGGTGGTGCCCAGGGCACCTCTATGGGAGACCGaatcccccacctcatccccagAACCAAACCGGCTGCTCAACTGCTCCGGACTCACAATGGCCCCTGGAGAATGGAAGGAGCTGCTCTCATCATCAGACAGTGTGTAATACTGCTCTGCATCGCTGCTGAATAACACAAGGGAACAGCGAGTCTTGGGAGACATCCTGTGAGAGATCGAGGGCACAAGgaagaaataaagagagagagagagaggaacagaaagacAAGGGGGAAGAGGACAAAACAGAGGGgaagaaacagagagggagagggaaatacagaaagagagaaagacagagggtaaaacagagacatgcagataCAGAAAGTAAAAAGGTAGAAGAAATAGAAAGACAGAGGAGGAGGCAGCAAAACAGAGTCAGCGAAacagagagggaaagacagagaagagagaaaaacagcggagagggagaaacagagagagggagggaaggacagaaagagaaaaagacagCAGGGTGAGGGAGAAAAGCAGTGAAGAAAGggtgaaatggagagagagaaacagaaagacaGATGGAGGAAGAGGAGGACAGAGGGGAAGAGGAAGAAgtagaaagagacagacagagagagagggagaaacgaAAGGAAAGACAAAGGAAAAGAGAGTaagagaggtacagagagagacagatgaaggaagagaaagacagaaacaagagggaaagtgagaaacagtgaaatggacaaaaagagaaagagagtgcgaggggataaagagaaacaaagggagtgaagagagagggagggaggaagacagAAAAATGAGAGAGGGGGGAAACTGTTAGTAGTGCAACTATGTCAGTAACAAGCTCAATAACTCAAATCTATCCACATCACATTCACATCAGTAACTTTTTGTACAAATTTACAGAGTTTAAAGGGAGCTTGAGGCAGTAAAGCACATTTTACCAGAAGTTTGAATCATCTATGGATCTGATTAAGTGTTCATATCCCAAAGTGTAAATTATCAAAGGATCCAACACAAGGCGGGGAGCCGGGAGATGCAGCACTGGGAACTGGACAGAGCATACAGACTGGGGGCACAAGGGtatgtacagggctgtattgggGACGGTACAGGGAGACGCGGGGGGGGAAGGAGGAAGGTACAGGGTGAGGGGATGTGGGAGGGGATGAGGGATGGagctgggaggggggggggtgttgtACCGGGGAGAGGGCTCTCGGAGCCGGTCACCAACCTGCGCTGCTCCCCTGGAGCCTGGGTGGAAGCTGTTGGCGAAACGGAGAGTGAGAGCGGCCCGAGAGCGGGGGGTATTTATACCgggacagacccccccccccccccacacacacacacacacacaacccgggggaggggctggggcacGGCACACCGGCTCTTCCTCAATGACACGGAGCGCGTGTGCGGCTTGCGCGCTCCCGCGGGGGGAGGGGACGGTGGCGTGCGCCGGGAACGTGGCGGAATGAAggagccccaccccaccccctacacccccacaTCCCCAACCCGGGATCCGGCCCCCGGAGCACAGTctggggagtgggggaggtggcGGTCAGCTACTGCCCCGCTAACACTCCGCTGACATTCCGCTAACACTGCGCTGACATTCCGCTAACACTGCGCTGATACTCCGCTAACACTGCGCTGATATTCCGCTAACACTGCGCTGATACTCCGCTAACACTGCGCTGATATTCCGCTAACACTCCGCTGATATTCCGCTAACACTGCGCTGATATTCCGCTAACACTGCGCTGATACTCCGCTAACACTGCGCTGATATTCCGCTAACACTGCGCTGACATTCCGCTAACACTGCGCTGATATTCCGCTAACACTGCGCTGACATTCCGCTAACATTCCGCTAACACTGCGCTGGGGAAACTGTTCCTGTGTGACCTTTTCTAACCGCAGCCGAGAATTCCGCACCTTATTAAAGTGGGAAATGTAAAAGGCGACCAGAGATTCCCTCTccagctggggggtggggggcaaggCTGCTGCTGTTCACAGAAGGGGCTGGGGGATGTGGGGGATGTGGGTGCTGGGGAGTGGGggtgctggggggtgggggtgctgggggtggggatgctggggggtgggggtgctgggggtgggggtgctgggGGATGGGTGCTGGGGGTGAGGTGCTGGGGGATGGGTGTGCTGGGGGGTGGGTGCTGGGGGTGGGTGCTCGGGGTGAGGTGCTGGGGGTGGATGTGCTGGGGGGTGGGTGCTGGGGGTGGGTGCTGAGTGGTTGAGTGCTGGGGTGGGTGCTGGGTGTGGGTGCTGTAGGATGTAGGTGCTGCGGGATGGGTGCTGGGAGATGTGTGCTGGGGATGGGTGCTGGGGATGGGTGCTTGGGGTGaggtgttggggggtgggtgcTCGGAGTGGggtgctgggggtgggtgtgCTGGGGGGGGTGGGTGCTAGGTGGTTGAGTCCTGGGGGTGGGTGCTGGGTGTGGGTGCTGGGGATGGGTGCTGGGGGTGGGTGCTTGGGGtgaggtgttgggggtgggtgctCGGAGTGGGGTGCTGGAGGATGGGTGCTAGTGGTGGGTGCTCGGGGTGAggtgctgggggtgggtgtgCTGGGGCGGTGGGTGCTGGGTGGTTGAGTGCTGGGGGGTGGGTGCTgggtgtgggtgctgtgggatgTAGGTGCTGGTGGATGGGTGCTGGGGGATGGGTGCTGGGGGTGGGTGCTTGGGGTGaggtgttggggggtgggtgcTCGGAGTGGGGTGCTGGAGGATGGGTGCTCGGGGTGAGGTGCTGGGGGGTGGGTGTGCTGGGGGGTGGGTGCTGGGGGTGGGTGCTGGGTGGTTGGGTGCTGGGTGTGGGGGTGCTGGTGGTAGGGGTGCTGGGAGCTGGCGCTGTGGGTGTTTGGGACGGTGGGGGTactgtgtgtgttggtgggggggggggggcggtgctcTCAGGCCGGTGAGACAGGGGGCTGGGTGCCCCTACTCGGGATCGGAGAGTCGGGGGAACACAGCCAGTGTTTGGGATCCGGGAGTGGCCTGTTCACATTAACCGGCTCTTCACAGAGTTATCGGGTCATAGAGAGACAATGTCTTCAACCCAACCAGTCTCTGCTGTCCGttatccccaaactaaactaggacctgcctgctcctggtccagatccctccaaccctttcccaGTCATGTCCTTATCTAAATGCCGATTAAACATtctaactgtgcctgcatccaccacttcctcgggaagttcattccacacacgaatcacTCTCAAAGTGGGAGCTGTGGCTATTTGTCTCAATcctgtggaacagagagagagagagaggcggccTGGGACCCGGGACCAGCCGGTCACAGTGTGTGTAGGCGGCCCCGTGCCTCtgagtggagagggagagagggagagggacatggagggagggagagacggtgaggaagagggagagaacgggagagagagggagtgagagagagggggagagggagagagagagtgggggagagaggggaaagagggagaaacaaggagggagagaaagagcagaacggggaaagagagagggaaaaagagggagagagaaagggggagggagacagagcgagggagagggagacacagggagagggatgggagagagagggagagggagagagagaagcggaggagagggagagagagaaggggagaagagaagagggagagagagcgagaaggggagaagcgagagggagagggagagagagcgagaagggaaaaagagagagggagagggatagagaggaggagagagaaaggagagagagggagacaaacaGCATTTCCAAACCGGGGAGGGGGCCCATTGCAAGCGGGGTCTTGGGAAACACAGAGTCCGCAAGCAGGGTTCAATAGGAATCCCAGCCTCTCCccgctcccccctcctctctcccacacacagagagagctccccaccccctcccccgggGGAAGAGAGAGCTGAAGCATGAGGACTGAGCCACAACTAGGCGCTGCAGCCTGTGCGTCAATGAGAGCGCACCATTTCAGTGTGGGCTGCTGTTCGGGACCAGCCGGTGTGAGACAGCCCCTCACCGTTTTTCTAAAGCGAAGACTTTTGTTTCCTTTTGCATTGTTCACCTAAACGtgaattctctctctcccccacccccccccccccccctcaccccccagcccctagccccctcccctcccctcccctcccctagccTTGCTGCTTTATTTGAT
This genomic window from Hemiscyllium ocellatum isolate sHemOce1 chromosome 43, sHemOce1.pat.X.cur, whole genome shotgun sequence contains:
- the LOC132834974 gene encoding neurogenin-3-like — protein: MSPKTRCSLVLFSSDAEQYYTLSDDESSSFHSPGAIVSPEQLSSRFGSGDEVGDSVSHRGALGTTTVRRKKPKSRARVKSEAAASKQRRSRRIKANDRERNRMHHLNDALDALRAVLPSFPDDAKLTKIETLRFAHNYIWALTETLRLAEHGRGQCASGIAASELGSPQSLYSPSSPDCDSPQSPQRGLMCCLLESSAPFSDFI